One Sodalis praecaptivus DNA segment encodes these proteins:
- the pspF gene encoding phage shock protein operon transcriptional activator, with protein sequence MSESPHDTLLGQSNDFLEVLEQVSRLARLQKPVLVIGERGTGKELIARRLHYLSPRWQGPFISLNCAALNENLLDSELFGHEAGAFTGAQKRHQGRFERADGGTLFLDELANAPMMVQEKLLRVIEYGELERVGGSQPLQVDVRLVCATNADLPALALAGDFRADLLDRLAFDVVALPPLRARPDDIMVMAEHFAIQMCRELGQPLFPGFSAEARRSLLDYGWPGNVRELKNVVERSLYRHDSSDRPLSQIIINPFEAVRLAPPVSPTASSAPTLPLDLRDWLREQEKRWIEEALARTHYQQRQAADMLALSYHQLRGMMKKHGIKARP encoded by the coding sequence ATGTCTGAATCCCCCCATGACACCCTGCTTGGCCAATCCAATGACTTTCTGGAGGTGCTCGAGCAGGTATCGCGCTTGGCCCGGCTGCAAAAACCCGTGCTGGTCATCGGTGAACGCGGCACCGGTAAAGAGCTCATCGCCCGGCGGTTGCATTATCTGTCGCCGCGCTGGCAAGGCCCTTTTATCTCGCTTAATTGCGCTGCGCTTAATGAGAACCTGCTCGATTCAGAGCTGTTCGGCCATGAGGCCGGCGCGTTTACCGGCGCGCAAAAACGCCATCAGGGGCGATTTGAGCGCGCCGACGGGGGGACCCTATTTTTGGATGAATTGGCTAACGCCCCTATGATGGTCCAGGAAAAGCTGCTGCGGGTGATTGAGTATGGCGAGCTGGAGCGCGTCGGAGGCAGTCAGCCGCTACAGGTGGACGTGCGCTTGGTTTGCGCCACCAACGCCGACCTGCCGGCGCTGGCGCTGGCCGGCGATTTTCGCGCCGATTTGCTCGACAGGCTGGCCTTCGATGTGGTGGCCCTGCCGCCGCTGCGGGCGCGGCCGGACGATATTATGGTAATGGCCGAGCATTTCGCTATTCAAATGTGCCGCGAGTTGGGACAGCCGCTGTTTCCAGGGTTCAGCGCTGAAGCACGGCGAAGTCTGCTCGACTACGGTTGGCCAGGCAACGTGCGCGAGTTGAAAAATGTCGTGGAGCGGTCGCTTTATCGCCATGACAGTAGCGATCGTCCCCTGAGCCAGATTATTATCAACCCGTTTGAGGCGGTGCGTCTGGCGCCGCCGGTCTCGCCGACAGCGTCTTCCGCGCCTACGCTGCCGCTAGATTTGCGCGACTGGCTGCGAGAGCAGGAAAAGCGCTGGATCGAAGAGGCGCTGGCCCGCACGCATTATCAACAACGCCAAGCCGCCGACATGCTGGCCCTGAGCTACCATCAACTGCGCGGCATGATGAAAAAACACGGCATTAAAGCCCGTCCCTGA